The proteins below come from a single Papaver somniferum cultivar HN1 chromosome 11, ASM357369v1, whole genome shotgun sequence genomic window:
- the LOC113323155 gene encoding G-type lectin S-receptor-like serine/threonine-protein kinase At5g24080, with amino-acid sequence MASSSFSSALVMFSVLVLLRTERCMAKKIQLGSRLTVRDNQTWISNNRTFAFGFTPTESRNQFHLAVWYNELPGDRVIVWSANRNSPVGKDAILELDNSGNLVLIDGYKIIWSSNTSDSGVHNAEMSDSGNFVLYDTYLTPVWQSFSHPTDTLLPGQNLTVSLELASSNSSPAYGGFYTLKMLQERTSLSLALTYNLPESYNGSQVTQSNYSYWSGPEVSNVTGKVSAVLDESGNFGIVYGESAEGTVFVYKSEIDETRSNGRVVLRRITLEKNGNLRLYHWDDDVNGSRQWVPEWAAVSKPCDIAGVCGNGICNLDGSKSNASCNCLPGTQCSPNLFVRPKCDHQQENLTSQFKIATISQTNYYFSESSVLENYTGVSTVSKCGDICLSDCQCVASVYGLKEEKPYCWILRNLEFGGYEDPGSTLFVKIGKNVSITSGRNPRNSGGNSNSNSTRNKVVIIPIVLCMLAVIGLLCFLLYYTVHRRRSLQRDMERSLTVSGAPLNFSYRHLESATNNFTHLLGAGGFGSVYKGSIGDGTLVAVKKLERVLPHGEKEFITEVNTIGSMHHMNLVRLCGFCSEGTKRLLVYEYMKNGSLDKWIFPSYGGSREITDRILDWKTRFLIATETAQGIAYFHEQCRNRIIHCDIKPENILLDDNFHPKVSDFGLAKLMGREHSRVVTMIRGTRGYLAPEWISNRPITVKADIYSYGMLLLEIIGGRRNLDMSLDPSSFYFPGWAFKEMTSETPKRVADKRLNGVVNEDELVRALKVAFWCIQDEAWMRPSMGEVVKMLEGSVDISQPPMPQAVSELIAEGLDHVYKAMKREFNHCESKIFTSGPSSLATYSNSSMSPR; translated from the exons ATGGCTTCTTCGTCTTTTTCTTCTGCTCTGGTTATGTTTTCTGTTTTGGTTCTTCTCAGAACGGAACGATGCATGGCGAAAAAGATTCAACTTGGTTCTAGACTGACAGTTCGAGACAACCAGACATGGATATCGAATAACCGAACGTTTGCGTTTGGGTTCACACCAACTGAATCGAGAAACCAGTTTCACTTAGCAGTTTGGTATAACGAGCTTCCGGGGGATCGAGTAATAGTTTGGTCAGCAAATAG AAACTCACCAGTGGGAAAAGATGCAATCTTGGAGCTCGACAACTCTGGAAATCTAGTGCTCATCGACGGGTATAAAATCATTTGGTCATCAAACACGTCAGATTCCGGTGTGCATAATGCTGAAATGTCAGATTCCGGTAACTTTGTTCTGTATGACACATATCTTACTCCTGTTTGGCAAAGCTTCTCACATCCGACTGATACGCTTCTTCCAGGCCAGAACTTGACAGTCTCGCTAGAACTTGCTTCTTCTAATTCTTCTCCTGCTTACGGTGGTTTTTACACACTTAAAATGCTACAAGAAAGAACTTCATTAAGCCTAGCTTTAACGTATAACTTACCGGAGTCTTACAATGGATCTCAGGTGACTCAAAGTAACTACTCGTATTGGTCGGGACCTGAAGTGTCGAATGTTACTGGAAAGGTGTCCGCAGTTCTGGATGAATCAGGGAATTTCGGTATAGTGTATGGTGAATCTGCTGAAGGAACTGTTTTTGTATACAAGAGTGAAATCGATGAGACTCGCTCGAACGGTAGAGTAGTACTCCGCCGCATAACACTTGAGAAGAACGGGAACTTACGCCTGTATCATTGGGATGACGACGTAAATGGCTCTAGACAGTGGGTACCAGAATGGGCGGCAGTGTCAAAACCTTGTGATATTGCAGGAGTTTGTGGCAATGGGATATGCAATTTGGATGGAAGCAAGAGTAATGCTAGTTGCAATTGTTTGCCAGGAACCCAATGCTCACCGAATTTAtttgttagacccaaatgtgatCACCAGCAAGAAAATTTGACATCCCAGTTCAAAATCGCAACGATTTCTCAAACAAATTACTACTTTTCTGAATCATCGGTGCTTGAAAACTATACTGGCGTTTCAACAGTATCAAAATGCGGTGATATATGTCTATCTGATTGTCAGTGTGTTGCTTCAGTTTATGGACTAAAGGAGGAGAAACCCTACTGTTGGATTCTGAGGAATTTAGAATTTGGAGGTTATGAGGATCCAGGTTCAACCTTGTTTGTGAAGATTGGGAAAAATGTCTCAATAACGTCAGGCCGTAATCCAAGAAATTCTGGAGGAAATTCCAATTCCAATAGTACCCGCAACAAGGTTGTCATTATTCCAATTGTTCTCTGCATGTTGGCCGTCATTGGTTTACTCTGCTTCTTGCTATATTATACTGTCCACCGGCGAAGATCCTTACAGAGAGACATGGAGAGATCGCTGACTGTCTCCGGGGCTCCATTGAATTTTAGTTACAGACATTTGGAGAGTGCGACGAATAATTTCACTCACTTGCTAGGAGCTG GTGGCTTTGGGAGTGTGTACAAGGGGAGCATTGGAGATGGAACTCTGGTTGCAGTTAAGAAACTGGAAAGGGTTTTGCCTCATGGAGAGAAGGAATTCATAACAGAAGTGAACACCATTGGGTCGATGCATCATATGAACTTAGTTCGCTTATGCGGGTTCTGCTCGGAAGGAACAAAACG GCTTCTTGTTTATGAGTACATGAAGAATGGGTCACTGGACAAATGGATTTTTCCTTCTTACGGTGGTAGTCGAGAGATCACAGACAGGATACTAGATTGGAAGACTAGATTCCTCATAGCTACTGAAACAGCACAAGGAATCGCATACTTCCATGAACAATGTAGGAACCGGATCATACATTGTGACATAAAACCAGAAAACATTCTCTTAGATGACAACTTTCATCCCAAGGTATCAGATTTTGGGTTAGCAAAACTGATGGGTAGAGAGCATTCGCGTGTTGTGACAATGATTAGAGGAACACGAGGATATTTGGCACCAGAGTGGATCAGTAACCGGCCAATTACTGTTAAAGCCGACATTTACAGCTACGGAATGTTGCTGCTAGAGATCATTGGTGGAAGGAGAAACCTGGACATGTCTCTGGATCCATCTAGCTTCTACTTTCCTGGCTGGGCTTTTAAG GAGATGACAAGTGAAACACCGAAAAGAGTTGCCGATAAAAGGTTAAATGGGGTGgtgaatgaagatgaattagTAAGAGCCCTAAAAGTTGCATTCTGGTGCATTCAAGATGAGGCATGGATGAGACCTTCGATGGGCGAAGTCGTGAAGATGTTAGAAGGGTCAGTTGACATCAGCCAACCACCGATGCCTCAAGCAGTTTCAGAGCTGATTGCAGAAGGGTTGGATCATGTATACAAAGCAATGAAAAGAGAATTCAATCACTGCGAATCTAAAATCTTCACAAGTGGACCTTCTTCCCTTGCTACTTACAGTAATTCCTCAATGTCACCAAGATAA